In the Bacillus amyloliquefaciens DSM 7 = ATCC 23350 genome, GCTTTCACCGCATCGTCCCGGTCTCCTTCACATACCGTTGCAATTTCTTCTTGATTAAATGGATTGATGATACGGCGGGTCTGCTTTTTTTCTGCACTGATCCATTCACCGCCGATATAAAGCGTTTTGCTCATGAGAGTCCTCCTTACCGAAAAGTAAGTTTGTTAAATAAAAATTTAATGTTTTTAACAATGTTAATTTAACACATGTTTTTTGACCTGTCAAAACCGGGCTTGTCCGTTTAGGTTTTGACATTTTGTCATGATTCGTTAAGATTAAAAACATAAAGAAATGACTTAACAAATTTAATCTTCAAGAGGAAAAGAGGGACAGTATGGATGAAAATCCAGAATTCGCAGCTATAGAACAAGCAAGGGATCTTGTCATTGATTCCATTGCCGAGACGATGGATCTTTACGGAATCACCCGGAGTGTCGGGATTTTATACGGAACGATGTATATGAGAGATGAAATGACGCTTGACGAAATGCGTGAGGAACTGCAGATGAGCAAACCGAGTATGAGCACCGGCGTCAAAAAACTGCAGGATTTAAATGTGGTCAAAAAAACCTTTCACCGCGGCACACGGAAGCATACGTTTGTAGCGGAAAAGGATTTCTTTACGTTTTTCACGAATTTCTTCCCGCCAAAATGGGATCGGGAAGTTCAGGTAAATCTGTCCGCCATCGTACAGGCCCAGGCGGATTTGCAGGCTGTTTTGCTGGCAGAGGAAGGCAGCACGGAATTACAGGAAGAAGCACGCCGGTTATACGATCAGCTTGAAAGCTCAAAGGCCTATTATCATTGGCTGAAGCGGCTTGCCGAATCGGTGCAGAGCGGAGAGATTTTTAAATTTATTCCGATAGAGACGGAAGAAAAAACGCCTGAATCGTAACCAGGCGTTTTTTCTTCGTCATTTTTCGACGTGATTTGATTATTTTCGGGAAAACATAGGAAGATAACCCCATTTACTTCCATTAAAATTGATGGTAAATTTTTATAGGTATGATCGTTCTTTTTTAAGAACA is a window encoding:
- the cudC gene encoding choline uptake/conversion transcriptional regulator CudC, whose translation is MDENPEFAAIEQARDLVIDSIAETMDLYGITRSVGILYGTMYMRDEMTLDEMREELQMSKPSMSTGVKKLQDLNVVKKTFHRGTRKHTFVAEKDFFTFFTNFFPPKWDREVQVNLSAIVQAQADLQAVLLAEEGSTELQEEARRLYDQLESSKAYYHWLKRLAESVQSGEIFKFIPIETEEKTPES